One genomic segment of [Pasteurella] aerogenes includes these proteins:
- the grxA gene encoding glutaredoxin GrxA protein: MFVVIFGRPGCPYCVRAKNLAEKLQNTVENFEYRYVDIIAEGISKADLSKSVGKPVETVPQIFIDEKPIGGCTDFEALMKTQFNVVA, from the coding sequence ATGTTCGTAGTCATTTTCGGTCGTCCGGGTTGCCCATATTGTGTACGCGCAAAAAATTTAGCGGAAAAATTGCAAAATACCGTGGAAAATTTTGAATACCGTTATGTCGATATTATCGCCGAAGGCATCAGCAAAGCCGATTTATCCAAATCTGTTGGTAAACCAGTTGAAACTGTGCCGCAAATTTTTATTGATGAAAAACCGATTGGCGGTTGCACCGATTTTGAAGCATTAATGAAAACACAATTTAACGTGGTTGCATAA